A DNA window from Brassica napus cultivar Da-Ae chromosome C1, Da-Ae, whole genome shotgun sequence contains the following coding sequences:
- the LOC125580175 gene encoding caffeic acid 3-O-methyltransferase-like → MVSLAKISTDEEASLYAMQLGSASVLPMVLKAAIELDLLEIMAKNDGFSGAQMSPSKLASHLPTNNPDAHVMLDRILRLLASHSILTCSVRKLPDGGVERLYGLDTVCKYLTNNDDGVSLATHCLLNQDKVLMESW, encoded by the coding sequence ATGGTATCATTGGCAAAAATTTCCACCGATGAGGAGGCTAGCCTCTATGCCATGCAGCTTGGCAGCGCATCCGTGCTTCCCATGGTTCTGAAAGCAGCCATAGAGCTCGACTTGCTCGAGATCATGGCCAAGAACGATGGCTTCTCCGGTGCTCAGATGTCTCCTTCAAAGTTAGCTTCCCATCTCCCAACCAATAACCCTGATGCTCACGTCATGCTTGACAGGATCCTCCGGTTGCTTGCATCACACTCCATACTGACTTGCTCTGTACGTAAACTACCTGACGGTGGTGTAGAGCGTCTCTACGGACTTGACACTGTCTGCAAATACTTGACTAATAATGATGATGGTGTCTCCCTTGCCACTCACTGTCTTTTGAACCAGGACAAGGTCCTCATGGAGAGCTGGTAA
- the LOC106373206 gene encoding caffeic acid 3-O-methyltransferase-like, with protein sequence MSSHSTIVMKKILEAYNGFEGLSSVVDVGGGIGASLHMIVVSKYPNIRGTNFDLPHVIENAAQFSGIEHVKGDMFVSVPKVDAIFLKWVCHDWSDEHCLKLLKNCYEVLPDDGKVIIVECLVPVAPDSSLLTKQVVHLDCIMMAHTSGGRERAEEEFESLARRVGFKGFQVICNVFGTYIMEFYKMI encoded by the exons ATGTCGAGCCACTCTACCATTGTGATGAAGAAGATTCTAGAGGCTTACAACGGCTTCGAAGGATTGTCATCTGTAGTTGATGTTGGTGGTGGAATTGGAGCCTCCCTTCACATGATTGTTGTTTCCAAGTACCCAAACATCAGAGGGACCAATTTTGATCTCCCACATGTCATCGAGAATGCAGCGCAATTTTCTG GTATTGAACATGTTAAAGGAGATATGTTTGTTAGTGTTCCCAAAGTAGATGCCATATTCCTTAAG tgGGTCTGCCATGACTGGAGCGATGAACACTGCTTGAAATTATTGAAGAACTGCTATGAAGTGCTTCCGGATGATGGGAAAGTGATAATTGTGGAATGCTTAGTCCCGGTAGCACCAGACTCGAGCCTCTTGACTAAACAAGTAGTTCACTTGGACTGTATCATGATGGCTCACACATCCGGTGGCAGAGAGCGAGCGGAAGAGGAGTTTGAATCTTTGGCAAGAAGAGTTGGTTTCAAAGGCTTCCAAGTTATTTGCAACGTTTTTGGCACCTACATCATGGAGTTCTACAAGATGATTTGA